A DNA window from Vicinamibacterales bacterium contains the following coding sequences:
- a CDS encoding NAD(P)-binding protein, translated as MSQAREFRDLGMHRRIARRDFLNGVALTVGAASLDAASVAGLARTQAPGSDAAYPPRRVGLRGQHASALASFDRLKSDEFAAYPRIDADTGETYDLVVVGGGLSGLAAAYFWHSALPNQRVLVLDNHDDFGGHAKRNEFVYEGRTYLGYGGTMSVATPYPYSYMAKRLLVDLGIEVARAPEFLDRDLFEKYKLGPSTFFDKEHFGQDRLVVGTGRLPWDQFFSKAPLSDAARRDLTRIFGRNPDYLAGKTTAQKEALLARISYQEFLLAHARMSPDALPYFLGQGGRNNKRVDTMPALEAARAGRVGFDGLGLDLEEGFREGSFTIHFPDGNATIARLLVSRLVPGAIAGTHDMQSILKAPVAYDRLDAAATPTRVRLNSTVVRVGVDGPAAHPTGARVAYLRDGKMHQVHAKSVVLACYNSLVPRLLPELPDSQKEALAYSVKVPMLYTNVLIRRWTPFKDLGVTSISAPGMYYPNTSLDAASKVGGYKAVTTPDEPIVVHMVRNPNKPGLPRKEQHRAGQRELLTMTFQEHELTIRRQMARMLAGTDFDPAADIVGVAVNRWPDGYAYTYDTLADPDVPPEQRPHVIGRARFGPVAIANSDAGAAAFTNQAFDEAHRAVQELLVSRGLA; from the coding sequence ATGAGCCAGGCACGCGAATTCCGCGATCTCGGCATGCACCGTCGCATCGCGCGGCGCGACTTCCTGAACGGCGTGGCACTGACCGTGGGGGCGGCGTCGCTCGACGCCGCGTCCGTCGCCGGACTGGCCCGCACCCAGGCGCCCGGATCGGACGCCGCCTACCCGCCCCGTCGCGTGGGCCTGCGCGGCCAGCACGCGTCGGCACTCGCGTCGTTCGACCGGCTGAAGAGCGACGAGTTCGCGGCGTATCCGCGCATCGACGCCGACACGGGCGAGACCTACGACCTGGTGGTCGTCGGCGGCGGCCTGTCCGGCCTGGCGGCCGCCTACTTCTGGCACTCGGCGCTGCCGAATCAGCGCGTGCTCGTGCTGGACAACCACGACGACTTCGGCGGGCACGCCAAGCGGAACGAGTTCGTGTACGAAGGGCGGACGTACCTCGGCTACGGCGGCACGATGAGCGTCGCCACCCCCTATCCGTACAGCTACATGGCGAAGCGGCTCCTCGTCGACCTCGGCATCGAGGTCGCGCGTGCCCCCGAGTTCCTGGATCGGGACCTGTTCGAGAAGTACAAGCTCGGACCGTCGACGTTCTTCGACAAGGAGCACTTCGGTCAGGACCGCCTCGTCGTCGGGACCGGGCGCCTGCCGTGGGACCAGTTCTTCTCCAAGGCGCCGCTCAGCGATGCCGCGCGCCGGGACCTGACGCGGATCTTCGGCAGGAACCCGGACTACCTCGCCGGCAAGACCACGGCGCAGAAGGAGGCCCTGCTCGCCCGGATCAGCTACCAGGAGTTCCTCCTCGCCCACGCCCGGATGAGCCCCGACGCCCTGCCTTACTTCCTGGGCCAGGGCGGCCGGAACAACAAGCGCGTGGACACGATGCCGGCCCTGGAGGCGGCACGGGCCGGGCGGGTCGGCTTCGACGGCCTCGGCCTCGACCTCGAGGAGGGCTTCCGCGAGGGCAGCTTCACGATTCACTTCCCGGATGGCAACGCGACGATCGCCCGCCTGCTCGTGTCGCGTCTCGTGCCGGGTGCCATCGCGGGCACGCACGACATGCAGTCGATCCTGAAGGCGCCGGTGGCCTACGACCGCCTGGATGCCGCCGCCACGCCGACCCGCGTGCGGTTGAACAGCACCGTCGTCCGCGTCGGGGTCGACGGGCCGGCGGCGCATCCGACCGGCGCCCGGGTGGCGTATCTGCGCGACGGCAAGATGCACCAGGTGCACGCGAAGAGCGTGGTCCTGGCCTGCTACAACTCGCTCGTCCCACGCCTCCTGCCGGAGCTTCCAGACTCGCAGAAGGAGGCGCTGGCGTACTCGGTGAAAGTGCCGATGCTCTACACGAACGTGCTGATCCGGCGATGGACGCCGTTCAAGGATCTCGGTGTCACCAGCATCAGCGCGCCGGGCATGTACTACCCGAACACGAGCCTCGACGCCGCATCGAAGGTCGGCGGCTACAAGGCGGTGACGACGCCCGACGAGCCCATCGTGGTCCACATGGTGCGCAACCCGAACAAGCCGGGCCTCCCGCGCAAGGAGCAGCACCGCGCGGGGCAGCGCGAGCTCCTGACCATGACGTTCCAGGAGCACGAGCTGACGATCCGCCGGCAGATGGCGCGCATGCTGGCGGGCACCGACTTCGACCCCGCCGCGGACATCGTCGGCGTCGCCGTGAACCGCTGGCCCGACGGCTACGCGTACACCTACGACACGCTCGCCGATCCCGACGTCCCGCCCGAGCAGCGGCCGCACGTGATCGGCCGCGCGCGCTTTGGGCCGGTCGCCATCGCCAATTCCGACGCCGGCGCCGCCGCGTTCACCAACCAGGCGTTCGACGAAGCGCACCGGGCGGTGCAGGAGCTGCTCGTGAGCCGGGGCCTGGCGTGA
- a CDS encoding SH3 domain-containing protein: protein MTTAVTRCAAVCLCALLPVLAAAQDGQRVRVTRATTVTDQPSGDARVVATANPGDVLEQLDERDGWLLVRPPAGSPQAWRTGWVNAASTERIGAGMPAGATAPSTATPSEPGGRKGFVIGLGAGVGAHRYTTPTIRFGSFSVGGERVSSSGLATEFLLGYAPTDRLMIHYQNSLQLTGDDAYDLLGMTGGGATYFFGPRARSWYVTGALGAAIGADVNLDRGTVGSSDRGLAYVVGGGVEFARHWLLGGSAMFLKLNDITHGAYRATLTWVFY, encoded by the coding sequence ATGACGACTGCAGTTACGCGCTGCGCCGCGGTGTGCCTCTGCGCGCTCCTGCCTGTGCTCGCGGCGGCGCAGGACGGACAGCGCGTTCGGGTCACGCGGGCGACCACCGTCACCGACCAGCCGTCCGGCGATGCGAGGGTCGTGGCGACGGCGAATCCGGGCGACGTGCTCGAGCAGCTGGACGAGCGCGACGGATGGCTGCTCGTGCGGCCGCCGGCCGGGTCGCCGCAGGCGTGGAGGACCGGATGGGTCAACGCCGCCAGTACCGAGCGAATTGGCGCTGGCATGCCCGCCGGAGCCACGGCGCCGTCAACAGCCACGCCGTCGGAACCCGGCGGCCGGAAGGGCTTCGTCATCGGTCTCGGCGCGGGTGTCGGCGCCCATCGCTACACGACGCCCACCATCCGGTTCGGCAGCTTCTCCGTCGGCGGCGAGCGCGTCTCGAGCTCGGGTCTCGCCACGGAGTTCCTCCTCGGCTACGCGCCAACCGACCGGCTGATGATTCATTACCAGAACAGCCTGCAACTCACGGGAGACGACGCCTACGACCTGCTCGGCATGACGGGTGGCGGCGCCACGTACTTCTTCGGGCCTCGGGCGCGCAGCTGGTACGTCACGGGCGCCCTCGGCGCCGCGATCGGCGCCGACGTCAACCTCGATCGCGGCACCGTCGGATCCAGCGATCGGGGGCTCGCCTACGTCGTCGGCGGCGGCGTGGAGTTCGCCCGGCACTGGCTGCTGGGCGGCAGCGCCATGTTCCTCAAGCTGAACGACATCACCCACGGCGCCTATCGGGCGACGCTCACCTGGGTGTTCTACTGA
- a CDS encoding molybdopterin oxidoreductase family protein, whose product MSPYAEPHLVKGACPHDCPDTCALETTVQAGVAIRIAGAKDHPWTDGALCTKVSRYLERTYAPTRVLYPHRRVGGKGPGQGTWTRISWDEALETIASRFTAIARSADGPEAICPYSYAGTMGLLNFAGMDRRFFYHLGASLLDRTLCSSAGKVGVKLTLGGGVGMDPERVVDARLILIWGSNPITSNLHYWARVQEAKRRGARVVVIDPYRSLTAEKGTDHLPIVPGTDAALALAMMHVIIAEGLHDADYVARHTLGFEQLADRVREYPPARAAGICGLSEDAIVALARDYATTTPSAIRVNYGLQRHYGGGAAVRAITCLPALVGAWREPAGGVLLSTGDFFGFNHAALERPDLLAGRTPRTINTSAIGDALLTAEPPIRALYVYNSNPVCVAPDSEKVVRGFSRDDLFTVVHDVFFTDTADYADIFLPATTQLECLDVHKPYGQLYVMLNQPAIEPLGEAATNTEVFRRLAKAMGLTEPALFESDETMIRQALDTAHARMSGITFDGLKATGWQRLNVPESFAPFADGGFPTPSGKCEFYSETAVAMGLDPLPTFTPPVESVASAPDRAKTYPLAIISPPQRHLLNSSFANLPLFLDSEKEPHLDIHPEDAGPRGIVDGTWVRIFNDRGAFGARARVSDKARPGCVVAVSLWWRKLTPDGTNANMVTSQRLADMGNAATFYDALVDVAPAPEPARPTA is encoded by the coding sequence ATGAGCCCGTACGCCGAACCCCACCTCGTCAAGGGCGCGTGCCCCCACGACTGTCCCGACACCTGCGCCCTGGAGACCACCGTGCAGGCCGGCGTGGCGATCAGGATCGCCGGCGCCAAGGACCACCCGTGGACCGATGGCGCGCTCTGCACGAAGGTCTCGCGCTACCTCGAGCGGACCTACGCTCCTACGCGCGTGCTGTATCCGCATCGGCGCGTCGGCGGCAAGGGCCCGGGCCAGGGCACGTGGACGCGCATCTCGTGGGACGAGGCGCTGGAGACGATCGCGTCCCGCTTCACGGCCATCGCCCGGTCGGCCGACGGCCCGGAAGCCATCTGTCCCTACAGCTACGCCGGGACGATGGGCCTCTTGAACTTCGCCGGCATGGACCGCCGGTTCTTCTACCATCTCGGCGCGTCGCTCCTGGACCGCACCCTCTGCTCGTCGGCGGGAAAGGTGGGCGTCAAGCTGACGCTGGGCGGCGGGGTCGGCATGGACCCCGAACGCGTCGTCGACGCCCGCCTGATCCTGATCTGGGGATCGAACCCGATCACGTCGAACCTCCACTACTGGGCGCGGGTGCAGGAGGCGAAGCGGCGCGGCGCGCGCGTGGTCGTCATCGACCCGTACCGAAGCCTCACCGCGGAGAAGGGCACCGACCACCTGCCCATCGTGCCGGGCACCGACGCGGCGCTGGCCCTGGCGATGATGCACGTGATCATCGCCGAGGGGCTCCACGACGCCGACTACGTCGCCCGCCACACGCTCGGCTTCGAGCAGCTGGCCGATCGGGTGCGCGAGTACCCGCCTGCCCGCGCGGCCGGCATCTGCGGCCTGTCCGAGGATGCGATCGTCGCGCTGGCCCGCGACTACGCGACGACGACGCCGTCGGCCATCCGCGTGAACTACGGGCTGCAGCGGCACTACGGCGGCGGCGCGGCCGTGCGGGCCATCACGTGCCTGCCGGCGCTGGTGGGGGCCTGGCGGGAGCCTGCCGGCGGCGTGCTGCTGAGCACGGGCGACTTCTTCGGCTTCAACCACGCGGCGCTCGAACGTCCGGACCTGCTCGCCGGCCGCACGCCCCGCACCATCAACACGAGCGCGATCGGCGATGCCCTGCTGACGGCCGAGCCGCCCATCCGGGCGTTGTACGTCTACAACTCGAACCCCGTCTGCGTCGCGCCGGACTCCGAGAAGGTGGTGCGCGGCTTCTCGCGCGACGACCTCTTCACGGTCGTCCACGACGTGTTCTTCACCGACACGGCCGACTACGCCGACATCTTCCTGCCGGCCACGACGCAGCTCGAGTGCCTCGACGTCCACAAGCCGTACGGCCAGCTGTACGTGATGCTCAACCAGCCGGCGATCGAGCCCTTGGGGGAAGCCGCGACGAACACCGAGGTGTTCCGGCGGCTGGCGAAGGCGATGGGGCTCACCGAGCCCGCGCTCTTCGAGTCGGACGAGACGATGATCCGCCAGGCCCTCGACACGGCCCACGCGCGCATGTCCGGGATCACGTTCGACGGGCTGAAGGCCACCGGCTGGCAGCGGCTGAACGTACCGGAGTCGTTCGCGCCGTTCGCGGACGGCGGCTTCCCGACGCCGTCGGGCAAGTGCGAGTTCTACAGCGAGACCGCCGTTGCCATGGGCCTCGACCCCCTGCCCACCTTCACGCCGCCCGTCGAGTCGGTGGCGAGCGCGCCGGACCGCGCGAAGACCTACCCGCTCGCCATCATCTCGCCGCCGCAGCGCCACCTCCTCAACTCGTCGTTCGCGAACCTGCCGCTGTTCCTGGACAGCGAGAAGGAGCCCCACCTGGACATCCACCCGGAGGACGCCGGCCCCCGCGGGATCGTCGACGGCACCTGGGTGCGCATCTTCAACGATCGCGGCGCGTTCGGGGCGAGGGCCCGCGTGAGCGACAAGGCGCGGCCGGGGTGCGTCGTGGCGGTGTCGCTCTGGTGGCGCAAGCTCACGCCCGATGGCACGAACGCCAACATGGTGACCTCGCAGCGCCTGGCCGACATGGGCAACGCGGCGACATTCTACGACGCGCTCGTGGACGTGGCGCCCGCGCCGGAGCCCGCCCGCCCCACCGCGTAA